The region CTCAATTTTCTATCCATTAATACTACCACTACCATTAGCCTCCTTTTTTGTCTTTCTTCTTCGTTATCTTTTCCAATTGTCTCTTTGTAATGTAGCATCATCGTACTAAGGTCATCACCGCAaaccaaagaagaagaaagaagaagaacaaCAATAATGTCTGGTTTTCTAAACGATGAGCTCTCGAAGAAAACCTCGATTTTCGGTTTAAGATTATGGGTTGTTGTTGGAATTTGCGTTGGAGCCGCTATTGTGATCTTGATGTTCTTAATTTCACTCTATTTCACCTCAAAACACAACAATTCCTGCAAAAAAACCAAAACTTTACCTCAAAAACCAACAATTCCAAACATCTCTAAAGAAATTCGTGAAATCCGCATCGACCCGACCCGAACACATAATCAAGAAACCCCAAACACCATCCATAAACATCAAAATACCGGTCAAAACCCGTATCCCGAATCTGATTCTTTAGCTGTAGTTGATAGGCATGCAGATGATGAGAGTAAATTAAATGGGTACCAGAAAATTCAGATAGATATTGGAAAGAAGCACCGGATTTCTTACCCGGAAAAGggcggtggcggtggcggtgTGTCGTCTCATGAAAGCGGGTCCGGCGATCAACTGGCACCCACATCGGTCCAACCCGAGGTTTCCCATTTGGGTTGGGGCCATTGGTATACTCTTAGAGAGCTTGAAATTGCAACAAATGGTTTTGCAGATGAGAATGTGATCGGTGAAGGTGGATATGGGATTGTTTATTGTGGAGTTTTAGTGGATAGAACCACCGTTGCTGTCAAGAATTTGCTCAACAACAGGTTCAATTCTGATATTCCATAACATGCATATAACAATTTGATCATATTCCATTAATAAATTTGTAGTCTTGATTGTGGTTTTTGTAGCATATATCGCCCCACAATTTTGTTAATCTTTCCAATTTATGAATAAGCTCACAACATACATGTTCTCGTGCTTTTGTTTTGAACAGAGGACAAGCAGAGAGGGAGTTTAAAGTTGAAGTAGAAGCAATTGGACGCGTACGCCATAAGAATTTAGTCAGATTGCTTGGCTATTGTGTTGAAGGAGCTCACAGGTACCCCACAAATAATCCCCTTCGTTTCAAAGTTCAACtgttctttttttaatttttaattcaaaCTGCGTAATTTATGGTGTCTTTCCCATTTAGGATCCTTGTTTATGAGTATGTAGACAACGGAAACTTAGAACAATGGCTTCATGGAGATGTGGGTCCAACTAGTCCGCTTACATGGGAGATACGAATGAACATTATACTCGGAACAGCCAAAGGGTACATTCTTAATTCtaacttttcaatcttttttcCATGTGATTTGAAACCCTTTATGGATTATGACAATTCATAGGTTGACCTATTTGCACGAAGGACTTGAGCCCAAAGTTGTTCATCGTGATATCAAATCAAGCAACATTTTGATCGATAGGCAATGGAACCCTAAAGTTTCGGATTTCGGCTTGGCCAAGCTTTTGGGCTCGGAAAGCAGTTATGTCACCACCCGAGTCATGGGAACATTTGGGTATGTCATTACTTTTTTCACATTTATGGCCCCGAGTTTCAGGGTTTGAGTCTCAGCAGCTGCAGTGTAAATTTTAGTTCCACATTGGATTAGGCTTTTGTTGGCATTAGGCTATTATGTTAGACGCCTAGCAGGCCACTGTTACCTGATTCACATCTCACATGATGCTTCTGTCTGGGAGATGTGGGCCAGCTCAGGGTGGTTTGAATAATAACCCCCTTTTGCAGAAATTCTTGACATTTATAGTCTTTAATgttaaatgatgaaaacaaataCGATTTTGGTTAATAGGTATGTTGCTCCGGAGTATGCAAGTACTGGCATGTTGAATGAAAGAAGCGATGTTTATAGTTTTGGGATTCTTATTATGGAGATAATTAGCGGTAGAAACCCTGTAGATTATAGCCGGCCTCAAGGAGAGGTTTGTTAGTGTCaacttattttattttgtttatgttgttTTCATTATATTGGATTCTAATTAAAGTTGACACAGGTAAACCTTGTTGATTGGCTTAAAGCGATGGTAACAAATAGAACCGCTGAGGCAGTTTTGGATCCTAAAATCCCCGAGAAACCGTCTTCAAGAGCATTGAAGCGTGTTCTTCTAGTAGCATTACGTTGTGTGGATCCAAGTGCTCAAAAAAGGCCGAAGATGGGTCACGTTATTCACATGCTTGAGGCCGATGATTTTCCTTTTAGAGATGTAAGTTTGTATATCAAATACATAATTTTTTGTCAAAACTAAAAATGCATTCCAATTCCAATGTGGATTGGGCTACTTTACgtcagctagctagggagttgtTGTGTACCTGTACCTACCTGTACCTGACTTACATCTCACATTATGGTCTTGGGGCAGGCGATGTGGGTCAGCTCAGGGGTTGTTGGAAGAATGACTgtttattaatttgtttatttttataaaatcataatccTGGTGTCTATGTTGTAGGAACGGAGAGGGTCTCGAGAAACCGCAAGGGAGAGACCGTTTGAGAAACGACATGTTGAGTCGGGTGATAGTAGTGGATATGAAAGTAGCATTCAAACAAGCAAATCAATATGGAAAAGGGAAGAACAACTCTAGAAACTACTCCCTTAAGTTAAGAGTTGACATTTGTGTATAATGTTGTCGATTCGTGCCATTCATGTAAGTTCACACGTTCACGATTACTCATTGTAGAGATTTCATAGCATTAGCATTGGTTTTGAGTTTTCTGAGTTGTTTATGCTCATAATGCGTGTTtgtttgattgattgattgtGTTCTTGGTTTAATTTGATCGGTGTTGCGTGCAAAAACAAGATAATAGAAAACGAAAATTGGACTTTATTGTGATTGAATTGATACTTGGTACTCTTCTTTACCATTCGCAACTTGTTTCTTTCATTTTGGTTAATTGCAAAATTGACTTCCAAACCATATTATATATCCGTAGGTAG is a window of Lactuca sativa cultivar Salinas chromosome 1, Lsat_Salinas_v11, whole genome shotgun sequence DNA encoding:
- the LOC111876176 gene encoding probable serine/threonine-protein kinase At1g01540 encodes the protein MSGFLNDELSKKTSIFGLRLWVVVGICVGAAIVILMFLISLYFTSKHNNSCKKTKTLPQKPTIPNISKEIREIRIDPTRTHNQETPNTIHKHQNTGQNPYPESDSLAVVDRHADDESKLNGYQKIQIDIGKKHRISYPEKGGGGGGVSSHESGSGDQLAPTSVQPEVSHLGWGHWYTLRELEIATNGFADENVIGEGGYGIVYCGVLVDRTTVAVKNLLNNRGQAEREFKVEVEAIGRVRHKNLVRLLGYCVEGAHRILVYEYVDNGNLEQWLHGDVGPTSPLTWEIRMNIILGTAKGLTYLHEGLEPKVVHRDIKSSNILIDRQWNPKVSDFGLAKLLGSESSYVTTRVMGTFGYVAPEYASTGMLNERSDVYSFGILIMEIISGRNPVDYSRPQGEVNLVDWLKAMVTNRTAEAVLDPKIPEKPSSRALKRVLLVALRCVDPSAQKRPKMGHVIHMLEADDFPFRDERRGSRETARERPFEKRHVESGDSSGYESSIQTSKSIWKREEQL